The Skermanella pratensis genome has a window encoding:
- the hpf gene encoding ribosome hibernation-promoting factor, HPF/YfiA family yields MHLSVKGKQLDVGDALRTHVDESLTAIVGKYFGRPIEANVVFSREAHLFKADISVHVGRNILLQSNAEASEPYPAFDTAADKIAKRLRRYKRRLKDHHKHADSGEAVDGAMALAPLPASQYILEAEPDEAHIDGYDEDTYDAVPSSPQDGHDGHPQPVVIAEMTTAIDTLTVSEAVMRMDLAELPALMFRNRAHGGLNMIYRRHDGNVGWIDPKGTEGAGA; encoded by the coding sequence ATGCACCTATCCGTCAAAGGCAAACAGCTTGACGTCGGGGACGCGCTGCGAACCCACGTCGATGAGAGCCTAACCGCCATCGTAGGCAAGTATTTCGGCCGTCCGATCGAGGCCAACGTGGTCTTCTCGCGCGAGGCCCACCTGTTCAAAGCCGATATTTCGGTGCATGTCGGCCGCAATATCCTGCTGCAGAGCAATGCCGAGGCCAGCGAGCCCTATCCCGCCTTCGATACCGCCGCCGACAAGATCGCCAAGCGCCTTCGCCGCTACAAGCGCCGTCTCAAGGACCATCACAAGCACGCCGACAGCGGCGAGGCGGTTGACGGTGCCATGGCCCTGGCGCCGCTTCCCGCCAGCCAGTACATCCTGGAAGCGGAGCCCGACGAAGCCCATATCGACGGGTATGATGAAGACACCTATGACGCGGTACCCTCCTCGCCGCAGGACGGCCACGACGGGCATCCCCAACCCGTGGTCATCGCCGAGATGACCACCGCCATCGACACGCTCACGGTCAGCGAAGCCGTCATGCGCATGGACCTGGCCGAACTTCCGGCCCTGATGTTTCGTAACCGAGCCCATGGCGGCCTGAACATGATCTACCGCCGGCACGATGGAAATGTCGGCTGGATCGATCCCAAAGGCACTGAGGGAGCCGGCGCCTGA
- the ptsN gene encoding PTS IIA-like nitrogen regulatory protein PtsN, with protein MIDLITPQSIIANLRAGSKKQALQELAKKAAELTGQHERAIFDVLLERERLGTTGVGHGIAIPHGKLANLDRVHGVFARLERPVDFDAIDDQPVDLMFLLLAPEAAGADHLKALARVSRLLRDGTMCDKLRGSDSSEAIYALLTQGEASHAA; from the coding sequence ATGATTGATCTGATCACGCCCCAGAGCATCATCGCCAACCTGCGCGCCGGCAGCAAGAAGCAGGCGTTGCAGGAACTGGCGAAGAAGGCGGCGGAACTGACCGGGCAGCACGAACGCGCGATCTTCGACGTGCTGCTCGAACGGGAAAGGCTCGGCACGACGGGCGTGGGGCATGGCATCGCCATTCCGCACGGCAAGCTTGCCAACCTGGACCGTGTCCATGGCGTCTTCGCCCGGCTTGAACGGCCGGTGGACTTCGACGCCATCGACGACCAGCCCGTCGACCTGATGTTTCTGCTGCTGGCGCCGGAAGCGGCTGGCGCGGACCACCTCAAGGCCTTGGCCCGGGTGTCCCGCCTGCTGCGGGACGGAACGATGTGCGACAAGCTGCGCGGCTCCGACAGTTCGGAAGCCATCTATGCGCTGCTGACCCAGGGTGAGGCTAGTCACGCCGCCTGA
- a CDS encoding UDP-glucuronic acid decarboxylase family protein, which produces MYGRKRVLVTGGAGFLGSFLCERLLGEGCEVICVDNYFTGSRENIVHLLDNPYFEVIRHDITFPLYVEVDEIYNLACPASPIHYQFDPVQTVKTSVHGAINILGLAKRVKAKVFQASTSEVYGDPSIHPQTEGYWGNVNPIGPRACYDEGKRCAETLFFDYHRQYQLNIRVARIFNTYGPRMHPQDGRVVSNFIVQALRGEPVTLYGDGSQTRSFCYVEDLIEGFVRLMAAPDDVIGPINLGNPGEFTIRQLAELVIEMTGSKSEMVFKPLPQDDPAQRRPDIARAKETLGWEPTIPLKDGLARTIAYFERKLPEWQG; this is translated from the coding sequence ATGTACGGACGAAAACGGGTGCTGGTCACGGGCGGCGCAGGCTTCCTCGGGTCGTTCCTGTGCGAGCGACTGCTCGGCGAAGGGTGCGAAGTGATATGCGTCGACAACTATTTCACCGGATCGCGCGAGAACATCGTCCACCTGCTGGACAACCCCTACTTCGAGGTGATCCGCCACGACATCACCTTCCCGCTTTATGTGGAAGTGGACGAGATCTATAACTTGGCGTGCCCGGCATCCCCGATTCATTACCAGTTCGACCCGGTCCAGACCGTCAAGACCAGCGTGCACGGCGCGATCAACATACTGGGACTGGCCAAGAGGGTGAAAGCCAAGGTCTTCCAGGCCTCGACCAGCGAAGTCTATGGCGACCCGTCGATCCATCCTCAGACCGAGGGATACTGGGGCAACGTGAACCCGATCGGACCGCGCGCCTGCTACGACGAGGGGAAGCGCTGCGCCGAGACGCTGTTCTTCGACTATCACCGCCAGTATCAGCTGAACATCCGAGTCGCCCGGATCTTCAACACCTATGGGCCGCGCATGCATCCGCAGGACGGCCGCGTGGTTTCCAACTTCATCGTGCAGGCTCTGCGGGGCGAGCCGGTGACGCTCTACGGCGACGGCAGCCAGACCCGGTCCTTCTGCTATGTGGAGGACCTGATCGAGGGCTTCGTCCGCCTGATGGCGGCACCCGACGACGTGATCGGACCGATCAACCTGGGCAATCCGGGGGAATTCACCATCCGGCAGCTCGCGGAGCTGGTGATCGAGATGACCGGATCGAAGTCCGAAATGGTTTTCAAGCCCCTGCCCCAGGACGACCCGGCCCAACGCCGTCCGGATATCGCCCGCGCGAAGGAGACGCTGGGCTGGGAACCGACGATCCCGCTGAAGGACGGCTTGGCGCGGACGATCGCCTATTTCGAGCGGAAACTGCCGGAATGGCAGGGCTGA
- the hisG gene encoding ATP phosphoribosyltransferase: protein MPIPSIPASEPLVLALPKGRILQEVRPMLDRVGIVPEPAFDDENSRQLRFATSLPHISIIRVRSFDVATFVAFGAAHLGVAGNDVLMEFDYPEIYAPLDLGIGKCRLSVAEPKEMVEGDDPARWSHIRVATKYPEITRRHFAARGVQAECIKLNGAMELAPTLGLCRRIVDLVSSGSTLRANGLVEIERIADITSRLVVNRAAYKTRPEEIGGWIDRFRDAVDAA from the coding sequence TTGCCAATCCCGTCAATACCGGCGAGCGAACCGCTGGTCCTGGCCTTGCCGAAGGGGCGCATCCTGCAGGAGGTCCGGCCCATGCTGGACCGTGTCGGGATCGTGCCGGAACCGGCTTTCGACGACGAGAACAGCCGCCAGCTCCGGTTCGCCACCAGCCTTCCGCATATCAGCATCATCCGAGTCCGCTCCTTCGACGTCGCGACCTTCGTGGCCTTCGGGGCCGCCCATCTCGGCGTGGCCGGCAACGACGTGCTGATGGAGTTCGACTACCCGGAAATCTATGCCCCGCTCGACCTCGGGATCGGCAAGTGCCGGCTCAGCGTCGCGGAACCCAAGGAGATGGTGGAGGGCGACGATCCGGCGCGCTGGAGCCATATCCGCGTGGCGACCAAGTATCCCGAGATCACCCGGCGACATTTCGCCGCGCGCGGCGTCCAGGCCGAATGCATCAAACTCAACGGCGCCATGGAACTGGCGCCGACGCTGGGCCTGTGCCGCCGGATCGTCGACCTCGTATCCAGTGGCTCGACGCTGCGCGCCAACGGCCTTGTGGAGATCGAGCGGATCGCCGACATAACATCGCGCCTGGTGGTCAACCGGGCCGCCTACAAGACCCGGCCGGAGGAGATCGGCGGCTGGATCGACCGTTTCAGGGATGCCGTGGATGCCGCTTGA
- the hisD gene encoding histidinol dehydrogenase: MPLDLNSRDPGFEAAFAALLGAKRETQEDVQNAVAAILADVRGRGDAAVLEYTARFDRVTLTAGTLRVTSAEIDDAVASIDPGLLDSLKLAAARIEDFHRRQKPEALSYTDETGVRLGARWTAVGAVGLYVPGGTAAYPSSVLMNALPAKVAGVERVTMVVPTPDGKLNPLVLAAARLAGVDEIYRIGGAQAVGALAYGTETIRPVDKIVGPGNAYVAAAKRQVFGTVGIDMIAGPSEILVVADGANDPAWIAADLLSQAEHDTSAQAILITDDAEFAEAVKRAVDGHLKTLPRAAIAGESWRGHGAVIVVSNLDEAVPLVDRLAPEHLELAVDDPDALAARIRNAGAIFLGRHTPEAIGDYVAGPNHVLPTARSARFSSGLNLLDFMKRTTLVGCDPGSLGAIGPAAVALANAEGLGAHALSVSIRLNGAPR, from the coding sequence ATGCCGCTTGACTTGAACAGCCGCGACCCCGGGTTCGAGGCCGCCTTCGCCGCCCTGCTGGGCGCCAAGCGGGAGACCCAGGAGGACGTCCAGAACGCCGTCGCCGCGATCCTGGCCGACGTGCGCGGGCGCGGCGACGCCGCGGTGCTGGAATATACCGCCCGGTTCGACCGGGTCACCCTGACCGCCGGCACCCTGCGCGTCACTTCCGCGGAGATCGACGACGCGGTCGCCTCGATCGACCCCGGCCTGCTCGACAGCCTCAAGCTCGCCGCCGCCAGGATCGAGGATTTCCATCGGCGCCAGAAGCCCGAAGCCCTGTCCTACACGGACGAGACCGGTGTCCGCCTCGGTGCCCGCTGGACCGCGGTCGGCGCCGTCGGCCTCTACGTGCCCGGCGGCACCGCGGCCTATCCCAGCTCGGTCCTGATGAACGCCCTGCCGGCCAAGGTCGCGGGCGTGGAGCGGGTCACCATGGTCGTGCCGACCCCGGACGGGAAGCTCAACCCGCTGGTGCTCGCCGCCGCCCGGCTCGCCGGCGTGGACGAGATCTACCGGATCGGCGGCGCCCAGGCGGTCGGCGCCCTGGCCTACGGGACGGAGACCATCCGCCCGGTGGACAAGATCGTGGGACCGGGCAACGCCTATGTCGCGGCGGCGAAGCGGCAGGTCTTCGGCACCGTCGGGATCGACATGATCGCCGGCCCGTCCGAGATCCTGGTCGTGGCCGACGGCGCCAACGATCCCGCCTGGATCGCCGCCGACCTGCTGTCCCAGGCGGAGCACGACACCAGCGCCCAGGCGATCCTGATCACCGACGATGCCGAATTCGCCGAAGCCGTGAAGCGGGCGGTGGACGGCCACCTGAAGACGCTCCCGCGCGCCGCCATCGCGGGCGAGAGCTGGCGCGGGCACGGCGCGGTCATCGTGGTCTCGAACCTGGACGAGGCGGTGCCGCTGGTCGACCGTCTGGCGCCAGAGCACCTGGAACTGGCCGTGGACGACCCGGACGCGCTGGCCGCCCGCATCCGCAATGCCGGCGCCATCTTCCTCGGCCGGCACACGCCGGAAGCCATCGGGGACTATGTCGCGGGGCCGAACCATGTGCTGCCGACGGCGCGGAGCGCCCGGTTCTCCTCCGGCCTGAACCTGCTCGACTTCATGAAGCGCACGACCCTGGTCGGGTGCGATCCGGGCAGTCTCGGCGCCATCGGGCCCGCCGCCGTGGCGCTGGCCAATGCCGAGGGGCTCGGCGCCCATGCGCTTTCCGTGTCGATCCGACTGAATGGAGCCCCCAGGTGA